The Jaculus jaculus isolate mJacJac1 chromosome 3, mJacJac1.mat.Y.cur, whole genome shotgun sequence genome includes the window CATCAAATAGCACTTTGTGATTTCAAGAATTTTCATGACTTTAATCTTCCCCAATTGTCTAGATGGCAACCTTGCTCATCTACTTCCCGTTGACTATGTCAAACTGGGCCTTTTACTCAGTGTAAACATGTAAACATGTAAGCATGGAAACTTGGTTCTCCAATGAATCCCTGAGATCTTCAGATcagacactttctttttttaaattattatttttttaaaatttttatcagcattttccatgattataaaaaatatcccatggtaattccctccctccccccccacactttcccctttgaaattccattctccatcatatttcctccccatcacaatcattgtacttacatatatacaatatcaacctattaagtaccctcctcccttccttctcttctctttatgtctcctttttaacttactggcctccaGAGCAGACGCTTTCTAGTCTCGTCTTTACCCTCTGGAGTACATGTTTGGGTCTTACTCACACTTATCAACCAGGTAACCAATTGTGTGAGCAAGTGTTCCATAGGTCTACTACTAACACCAGCTCTGCATTAAGGACTTGTACCCTTTCCTCCCAATGCCTTGTCTGGATCCTTTCCAGCTGCAGTCAAGCTCAAGGTGGCAGCCCCACAACCCTCTCTCTAGCCAGCGAAGTCCTTTCCTTTGTCCCTTGGGGACACACGACTTTTTTCCAGCAGAGAACAATGAGAAGctccatttttgctttttttccagtTCTAGCGTGACAGATAAGGTTGGCTCAAGGTTAGGCTTCCAACATTTCTGTCTCTTCCCCAGgccgtgagaccttacctcttaCCTTGAAGAAGGAAGATCACCAGGATGAAGCAAACCAGGCCCTTCCCCTGCTCCATGTCAGTCTCTGTCCTTTGCACCAAGTGTGGAGCAGTCTTTAGCAGCCAGGGTGCCAATGCCCTAGCTAGCCTGGCTCCACCCAGGATCCTTTGTGCTCAGGCCCCAGCACAGAGGCAAAACCCCAGTTACTCCACCCTCTGCTTCAAGTGAGGGCAGCAGGGGCCCCAGCAGGACCACTGGTTCTCATATCTCTTGCTTTTTTCCTGCAAGGCTTGCagggtggggtggtggggggggggggagggggacagagagtACTGGATTCCCACTCAGAGATCCACTTAGCTTGAGAACCTCTTTGAAGGCTGGTTTGGGGGACCACTctgagccactttttttttttttttttcatgagactGACAAAATGTCCTGCCTATATTTGTTGCTAGTATTGTGGATGTTTGTTACATGGTGCTGGAGGTCATAAATTTAGAGAGGCCTCTCAGGTGTGTGGCACGGGATCGCTGATGGAGTAGAGATTTTGCTGCTATTCTTTTGAGATCATTAAAGCGGTGCCCACCTGGAAGAGAATAGGTAGCCCAATTCtagcaggcaaaaaaaaaaaagaaaaaaaaagtccattgtCTCCTGAGGAAGTTCGATTCTACCAATGAGTTGATAATATTGTTATTCATAAGAACCTCATGTTCGTTGTGAAAGGCGCCAACCACATAAACACTCTCCACTCTAAATCCCTATAatgatactagggaatcaagcactgaaacatttctggcTCCATGGGTATTGAGTACTGGAACCAGGATTTAAATATCTGACTGGGGTGAAGCCCAACTTTCCGCTGGCTAGACGTAGACACCAGGCTTCCCTGAGAAGGGTTGCTATCAGATGCACCATAAATAGAAGGAAACTAGGTAATATGGCTCATAGTTTCTTTTAAGGGGCTTTGAGAGGCTgcaagttttattatttatttatttatttatttatttcacagagaaaggggggggagagagagagagagagagagagagagagagagagagagagagagagagagaatgggcacgtcagagtctccagccactgcagacgaactccagacgcgtgcggcccccaGCCTGGCAAGTTTTTGATAGCAAATGAATGTAGTTTTCAATAGGAAGCCCATAGTTCTCATTTTCCATCAGCGGCTCAAGAAAGACCATTCTAAAACTCCTTTCAACCTCCTCGGAATCCGAGCAACCTTTCCCAAACTCTCCTCTCTGCCTTGGGCCTCAGTCCCAAGGTCCCTGCTCTAGAAAGAGCAATTTGCACTTGCTTGCTTCCTGCTCTACCCCTAGGTCTACCTTTGCTGGGACAGTCTCCCATAATCAAAGGCAAAGAGGAGACAGGCAGAACTCTTCTAGTTCCTCCCCCAATGCTTTCCTTTTTCTGAATACTTATGAGTCAGTTGGCGGAGGGCAGTGCTTGCCCTGGCTTAGCGTTCTGTGACCTGGTTCTGTTTGCTGGCTGAATTTTACTGGAAGATGGAACATAGCAAGATTCTGGCTGGTTTGATGCTGTTTGCCTTTCTTCCCCAAGGTAAGTGAGGATTCTCAGGGTGGGTGGAGGAAGGTGCCTGAGACATCACCACTGGGACAGGTCCCCTGGAAGGTGCGTGTCAATGTTAGCTTGAATTCATTCAGCACCCCAGGGATCAGGACGGTGGGCGGGGGTGTGGGACGCAACACTTGGCTTTGACTTTCTTTAGCTGTGGCTCATGTTGGTCTTGAATGTGTCTCCAAAGGCTTTGGACCAGAGATCTGTGGGAAATGGTTCGTATTGCATGTGTCTGAGCCTAGGGCTAGTAATACACACATCGTTCTTTCTAAGGCAGATGGTTGGGATGAGGACTCTTGATTGTTGGCCATCATTAAGTGACTACCTGGAGCCATATATAAGAATCCTGGAGACCCCTTTAAGGACAGGGTAGTGTTAGGCTGATCAGGAAGAAGAGCAGATGGAGGGGTATATTGTACAGTCAGTAGAATATCAACTAATCCCACTTTGTGTGgctttaaaattagttttaaaaaacttatttatttgagagagagggggcagagagagagagagagagagagagagagagagaatgggtaggccagggccttcagccactgcaaacaaacttcatgtgcatacaacaccttgtgcatctggcttacatgggcctggggaattgaacctgggtcctttggctttgcaggtaagcaccttaaccgctaagccatctctccagcctagctttAAAATTAAAACTCATGTTGGGGCTGTAAATCGATAGTAGATCTCTAACAGTGCCAaataccaaaccaaacaaaaccataCCCCCAAAAGCCTGGGTCCCAGCAAGTTCTCAGTCCCAGGAAAACTGGACTAAATGACCACTCTAATAGCTGCTCTGGACGTCCAGGATTTTCATGGAGTAACTCCAGAGAAGATGTCACTGTAGAAGAGGGAGCGCTGTGTGTACGCGTGTCTTCCCGAGTGCACGCAGAAGCATCGGTTTCGTTTTCTAGAGGATGCTCCTGAGCCCATTTGGTGGCTGGGGTGAAGCTCAGGGAGAATAGAGACCCAACTTGCCTGCACTGGCAGACATGCCCCTGCTCCTGCGGGCTGTGGAGAAGCTCTCAGGTGGCGGAGCAATTCAGGGGTTCAGAACGTCCCCATGCTTGTCTCTTCTGGTACTTACACTTCCCACAGGAGCTGCCTGGTGTGAGCCTTCAGGAACAGACTTGATTCATTGTTTTATAACTGTCTTCCCTTAAGCAAGTATGGAACAACTAAAACAGCCTCCCCCTGCccaattattttttcaaggtagggtctcattatggctcagcctgacctggaattcactatgtaatctcagggtggcctcaaactcccagtgatcctcctacctccgcctcctgagtgctgggattaaatgcatgcaccaccacgcttggcttttttttctttttctgagatgaGGTCTCAGTTTATAGTgatagtccatgctggcctggaattcactatgtagcccaggttggcctccagcTCATAACAGTCCTCAtgcctccatctctcaagtgctggggttataagcgtgagccaccaggccaggctaaatatttctttaggcatgtgtatgtatgtgggggtgtgtgtgtgtacatgtgtgtatgtgtgtaaacacacacatgtgtgcatgtataagtggaggccagagggtaatATCAGATATTCTcttcagtcattctccaccttttttttctaaatatttttagttatttttcaagcagagagagatagagaaacagagagaatgggcttccagccactgccaaccaattccagatgcatgtgccattctgtccATCTatgtggctctatgtgggtcctggggaattgaactcctgtccttaggctttgcaggcaagtgccttaaccactaagcaatctctccagccctttttttttttttttttttttttttttttttttttggcagtagggtcttactctagcccaggctgacctggagttcactatgtagtctcatgctggcctcgaactcatggcaatcctcctacctttacatttacttaacagagaatgagggagagagagagaaagagagaatgggcacaccagggctgtcagccactgcaaacaaactcacagggatcctcttacctctcaagtgctaggattaaaggtgtgctccaccacacttggctgaaaAATCTTTTATATTAGATTTGCCTTAGAAGATGTGGGCCTTGGGCTGGTAGTGCATATAGCTCCTCCCTACCCCAGCCTTGAGTGGTCCTGGGGTAGGGAGCCCCTGATTACCTTGGCAGATGCTGGAGCAGGGACTACAGGGAAGGAAGTGGATCAGGGGGTGATATGAGAGTGTTGTAGGCAGCTGGGAAGTAGAATTAGAAGCCCGAGAGTGTAAAATTGCACACCCTCCAGCATAGGAACATCTACCTGCCTTTCTGTATCTCTTGGGGGCCTCCACAATCTATGTTCCCCtactttgtttagtttttaaatatttatttatgagaaagagagagagagagagacacagagagagagagagggagaaagaatgggcacaccagggcctccagccactgcaaatgaacttcagatgtgtgcaccaccttgtgcatctggcttatgtgggtcctggggaatcaaacctgggtcccttggctttgcaggcaagtgccttaactgctgagccatctctccaggccctgttactctacatttttttttttttgtttgttttttgaggtagggtctcattctggtccaggctgacctggaattaactatgtagtctcagggtggtctcgaactgtcagcaatccttctatctctgcctcccgagtgctggggttaaaggtgtgcgccaccacgcctggcctgttcCCCTACTTTGAATCAGTGGTCTGAACTTGTTTTCAGGAAGGTTCTTGAATCAAGTCACCTTCAGGATTTCCTCTTTTGCTCTAGGTCCCTCAGGATCTGTCTTCTGCTTGGATTACAGCCTAATGTCCTTCCTGGCCCTGTAGATCCTGGAGAGCTTCCTGAAGTTTCCTTCTCTTGTCACTGTCCCCCTCTTGCTAGAAATCATAAACTGTTCAGGCTACCAAAGTGGTCCTTACATATGAGCCTCAGCCGAATAAGAGGGTCTGGCACAGACCAAAACACTGCCTCTGAttgtggtatttatttatttatttttcccttagTGAGCCCTTTCAAGATACCCGTGGAGGAACTTGAGGACCAAGTGTTTTTAAATTGCAATACCAGTGTTTCGTGGCTAGAGGGAACGGTGGGAAAACACTTAGCAAAAAATACAAGTCTGAACTTGGGAAAACGTGTTCTGGATCCACGAGGAACGTATCTGTGTGAAGGGACAGATGATCTGGCCAATGAAGTATCTACTGTGCAAATATATTATCGAAGTATGTGCTTTCTGGACCACTGGGGTGGAATGAGTGGGCCCTCTGCATGTGGGAACATTCTGGCTAGAGGTGGGCTGTGGTGAATCTATCTGTTTTCTAAACGAACTGGGGCCATTATGATGGCACAAGGAAGATTTGGGGGTTCCAGCAAGGGAGAGAGCTTAATTAAGCAAGGCAGAGCAGGAGAGAGCCTTGTTGTCAGCTTGGAGAGAGGCTAAATAAAGTTGACTTCCACAAAGCTGTGATTACTTCTTGCCTCTCCTTAGGGATTCCTTGGGATACTGGTCAAGGAGGAAGTAGCAAGGCCATCAAGAACTCTCTGGAGTTTGGGTCTTGACATGAGAGATCATAGGTCTTCAAAGctcacccccattctctctcctcctttcctccatAGTGTGCCAAAGCTGTGTGGAGCTGGACTCAACCACCCTGGCTGGCATCATCATCTCTGACATCATTGCCACTCTGCTCCTTGCTTTGGGAGTCTATTGCTTTGCAGGACATGAGACTGGGAGGTCCTCTGGAGGTGAGTGGaagttgtatgcatgtgtgaacgAACTCACGCACTGGctgaagccaaaggaagggggtaGGTTTGTCCTCACCTGGGAGTCTCTCTTGTGATGTCCTAAGGACTCTTGCCACAGGGTGCAAAAAGTACTTGTGTGCCCTTGTTGCTCATTCACATAtatgggggtgagggagggtgtgACCAACCATAGATCCCCCAGAGTTTTCGGGTGCCATTGTTTCATCCTTCCCAGCTCCTAATGATGCTCCCTGCTTCTTCCAGCTGATGACACTCAGGCTCTGCTGAGGAATGAACAGCTCTATCAGGTGAGCCTTGAGGGAAGGAGGCCATAATGGGAGGAAGGTGGAGTAGGGATGGAGAGGTCCACACTAGGACTTGAGAGCATGTGTGGAGAGTCCTAGAGGGGAGCTCTTCCCTGGAATgtgagagaggaatagagagttCCGACCCTGCCTTATTGTTCCTCTTCTTACTGTCACCTCTTAGCCCCTCCGAGATCATGATGATGGTCAGTACAGCCGTCTTGGAGGAAACTGGCCTCACAACAAGTGACCCTGAGCCTAGAAGCAACattacgggggctggagagatggcttagcggttaaggcgtttgcctgaaagcagaaggatcttggttcgactctccatgccccacataagccagatgcacaaggggacgcatgcacctggagttcctttgcagaggctggaggccctggtgcacccattctctctctctctctcaaataaataaatatatatgtaaataaaaatatattagcaaaaatacttttttaatgagagaactGGAAGCATAATTATGAACTGTTCATTCCCTCTGTGCTCACCAAATAAAGATGTGCTCATACAGCTTCAGCAGGTGTCTGCTCTCTAGGAGTCTGTGGGCAGGGGCTGAGCTGTCCTGAGTTGGCTGGCATAttgccctctcttcctctttcctgtctctgtcgtacatgggcactgggatgGACAGTCTCCTATCCATCCTGGCTCGTTGGGGTTTCTAGCCCACAGGAGCTTCCTCAGGGGCGTGCCTGCCTCACCACATTTCCTCAGCTGCTTGTTGACATTTGTCCCCAAACTTAACAACCCTTTCAGGGTTTGCTTGCCTCACCACAGATGAGGGCTGGCTTTTGTGTTGACAAGCCGAACCACAAAGAAGTTTCCATGACATCATGAGTGGAGGTGGCAGAAACATCAAAGGCCACCGGGACTCAGAAGATGAACGTGTGTGTGAAAAGTCCCACTGCTGTTAAAAGGGTGCCCTTGGTTTTACGAACCCTGTTGAGTAGTTGCCACTAGCTGTGAGGTGGTCTCCAACGAAGCTCATTAGACCCCCTTTCCTGAGTATAGAAGGTACTATTTTATCTTCCTTTATCCACCTGACCTTGTCTTCTGTATGATAACCTGGAATCAGGAAGCCTTCATCAAAGCTGGGTGTTGTGATGCATAGCTGCAATCTTAGcaattgggagactgaggcaggaagatcacgaatttgaagccagtctgggctacaatgtgAAGCTATCTGAAAAGCAACAgacaggttggggagatgactgagcaggtaaaagtgcttgccatagccgggtgtggtggcacatttctttaatcccagcacttgggaggcagaggtagaaggatcatccactgtgagtttgaggccaccctgagacacatagtgaattccaggtcagcctgggcgagagtgagaccctccctccaaaaaccaagaaaagagaaagagagagagaacaacccTTCATACTCTTCATCAAACACAGCATTCCTGTCCACTTACTTGAAAGGCTGGAGTTGAGGCTGGGAGAGGTTTGGAAGTTTTTCATTTGGTCACTTCTTTAGCCACTGGGTAGTTCTCAGACTTTGGGAGCCtgagaaatttatttaaaacatagacgtaaatggatggatctggaaaggattatactaagtgaggtaacccaggcccagaaagccaagcgccacatgttctctctcatatgtggatcctagctacagatgactgggcttctgcgtgagaatgaaaatacttagtagcagaggccagtaagttaaaaaggagacataaagggaagagaaaggaagggaggaggatacttaataggttgatattgtatatatgtaagtacaatgattgtgatggagaggtaatatgatggagaatggaatttcaaaggggaaagtgtgggggggggagggagggaattaccatgggattttttttataatcatggaaaatgctaataaaaattaaaaaaaaaaacatagacactaagtcgggcatggtggtgcacacctttagacccagcactgggaggttgaagtagaaggattgctgtgagtttaaggggAGACTGGGGCTATGCCGTtagttccaggtccacctgggccacattgagaccctgccttgaaataaaCAGAACacaaattttatacatacatacatacatacatatatagatatatatatatatatgcatacatatatatgtatatttatatatatattttcttgggttggggagatggctcagcagttaaaggtgcttgcttgcaaagcctactgaccctagttcagttcctcagcacccaggtaaaactGGAtgtaaagtggtacatacatctgtgatcttcctttcttcctttccttccttccttgagacAAGTTCCTATCTAGCTAGCCTTGGCAGGCCTAGAACTTGGTAATGTAAACCACGTTGGCTCAATTTATCAACTTCcactgaccctcctgccttttcttcccaagtgttggaattataggtgtgtgtcatcattttacttttttctgatttatttttatttatttattttttagagacagagagagggagagagagagagggatagagtgagaatgggtgtgccagggcctctagccactgtaaacaaactccagacgcatgcaccaccatgtgtgtctggcttacgtgggacctggagaattgaacctggttccttaggcttcacaggcaagcaccttaaccgctaagacatctctccagccctcattttatttttttgtgctcACAAAATTCAAATGTTCAAATCCTGACTCTCAACACCATGTTATTAGGACATGAAGGAGATTAGGTCATGGAGACAAAGCCCTCACAAATAGGATTAGTTCTCTTGTGAAAGAGGCTCATGGGCTGGGGAGGAAAAGTGCTTGCATCCACCTCaggttggatccccagaacccacataaagctgaatgcagTAGcatgcacctgcaatcccagctcccccacagtgagatgggaggcggAGTCCAGAGAATTCCTGGAAACTCAAGGGCCAGTTTAGCCTGGTGCACACAGTAGTGAGTaacatgagaccttacctcaagcaaggtggttgtcctctgacctccacaaatacaccatggcacatgtgtacccacactcacacatatgcacacaaagaaaaaaaaggagggctggagagatgggtcagcaggaAAGGCTCTTGACTACAAAGGATTAATTCCTCACTATCCAtgaaaacccagatgcacaaagtggcacatgcgcctggaattcatttgcagtggttagatgtcctggtattctctctctttctcttctctctgtgcaaataaaatatttttttttaaaaaaaagaaagaaaggataaaaaagaagctgggtgtggtggcacacacctttaatcccaatactcgggaggcagaggtaggaggatcaccatgagtttgacagtttgaggccaccctgagattacatagtgaattccaggtcagcttgggttagagtgaggccctacctcagcaaaaggggagagggctggagagatggcttagtggttaaggcacttgtctgtgaagcttaaggacccaggctctatctgtctccaggtcccaggtaagccagacgcacaaaaatgatgcaagtgcaaggttccACATGCCCATgagatggtgcaagtgtctagagttagagcgcagtggctgaggctctggcatgcctattctctctctctccctctttgtctctctgtctctcgctctcactgtctctctaaaaataagaaaaaagaaaaaaaaaaaaaaacgggggtggagaagctcctgagagctcactTGTTCCTTCTGCCATGGAAGTGTCAGCTCGTCTCATAGCCTCTTGTTTGGCAAGATCCGAGCGATGGCCTCCAGGCCTGTGTGAGCTCCAGCCAGTCTGCTTCTGATCCTTTCACCGATTCTTGGTCACGTGCTGTGCTCTCTGTTCAGCTGGAGGCTTCAACTCTCCTGTGCTCTCTCCTACACACTCTGGGAGCCTTGGCCTCCATCTCAGTCTGCTTACCTCAGGGAGACGTCTGGGCCACATCtggaaaatctttcttttttctttttatttttttgatttttcaagatagggtcttgctttagcccaggctggcctcaaactcacagtgatcctcctacctctgcctcctaagtgctgggattaaaggtgtgcaccaccacacctggctctggaaAGTATTTCTAGGTCTTAAACTGGAACAATCCTAGGTCTACCTTGTTTGTTTCCcacctctccttccatctcttaGGAGTCTGAATCCACTGTTGTTTAGTATCCAATATCTAACAAATTATTCGTTTTATCCATTTGTCTCATGTTTTAGTTGTTTCCAGCAGGAGGGCAAATTTAGTTCTTACTATTCCATCTTGgctaatgtcaaaaaaaaaaatctctttagtgGGTTGGAaatgttggctcagcagttaaggtgctttcctgcaaagcctaaggacctgggtttgatttgctGGAACCacatgtgttgagtttgtttgcagtggctggaggccctggtgtgcccattctctctcataaataaataaaacatctaaaaACTTGATCTCTTGTCTTTTTGCCATTCCTTT containing:
- the Cd3d gene encoding T-cell surface glycoprotein CD3 delta chain isoform X3, translating into MEHSKILAGLMLFAFLPQVSPFKIPVEELEDQVFLNCNTSVSWLEGTVGKHLAKNTSLNLGKRVLDPRGTYLCEGTDDLANEVSTVQIYYRTDDTQALLRNEQLYQPLRDHDDGQYSRLGGNWPHNK
- the Cd3d gene encoding T-cell surface glycoprotein CD3 delta chain isoform X2, which gives rise to MEHSKILAGLMLFAFLPQGNPFKIPVEELEDQVFLNCNTSVSWLEGTVGKHLAKNTSLNLGKRVLDPRGTYLCEGTDDLANEVSTVQIYYRMCQSCVELDSTTLAGIIISDIIATLLLALGVYCFAGHETGRSSGADDTQALLRNEQLYQPLRDHDDGQYSRLGGNWPHNK
- the Cd3d gene encoding T-cell surface glycoprotein CD3 delta chain isoform X1 is translated as MEHSKILAGLMLFAFLPQVSPFKIPVEELEDQVFLNCNTSVSWLEGTVGKHLAKNTSLNLGKRVLDPRGTYLCEGTDDLANEVSTVQIYYRMCQSCVELDSTTLAGIIISDIIATLLLALGVYCFAGHETGRSSGADDTQALLRNEQLYQPLRDHDDGQYSRLGGNWPHNK